ATAAGTATATTTATCAAGAAAACAGTGGGGTTTCAATCGCAAGAAACAGAGGCATAAAAGAAACGGTCGGTGAATATATTGCCTTTTTAGATTCTGACGATATGTGGCATCCTCAAAAATTAGAAATAGTATCCAATATATTGTCTAATGATTCAATTAATATTATTGGGCATGGATATACTTTGGATAATAATTTTTCCAATGTTTATAAAACTTTTGATTTGACAAAAGTATCATTTAGTAGATTACTTATAAAAAATTTTGCAGTTACGCCAAGTATTGTAGTAAAAAAAGATGTTTGTGAGCGTTTTAATGAAAATATGAGATACACTGAAGACCATGAGTTATGGCTTCGCATGGCAATTGCCAATGAGCTTTATTTTTGCAATTTGCCTTTGAGTGTTATAGGAAGAAAACCATTAAGCAAGGGAGGCTTAAGTGCGGATAGATGGGCTATGAGAAAAGGCGAGTTGCAAATGTATAAAAATATAGTGTGCTATAAAAAAAGCCTACTACCTTTGTACCCATTTTTAGTAATTTTTTCTCTTTTTAAATATGTTAGAAACATTTTAAAGGATTTTTTTGCAAAAAATTAAGATTGAAAATAATTTTGACATCTTGCGGCTGTTTTTAGCAGTTTTGGTATATTTTGCTCACTGGAATACTTTGACAGGGCAGAATTTGTCCCATATAGTTTTTCATTTAAGTGGATATGCAGTACACATGTTTTTCATAGTAAGCGGATTTTTGATATTTTGGAGTTTCGATGCAGATCAAAATAAAAAGCATTTTTATATCAAACGATTTTTTAGAATATTTCCCCTTTATGCTTTTTTGATTATCTTGCAAACTCTATTTTTCATATGGTTTTCTAATGAAAATGTTTTTCAAACAATTAAGTATTTTATATCAAATATATTTTTTTTAAATTTTCTATCTCCTACAGTAGGAACTATTTTAAGTGATTTAAAAGTCAATGCCATTAATGGAAGTCTATGGACTCTTAAAAATGAAGTCGTTTTTTATCTTGCTATACCATTGTTGTTTATGCTTTACAAAAAGTTTGGTAAAGCAGTTTTTGTAATATTTTATATTTTATCTGTCGCATATATGTTTATTATTGATTATATTGTCTCTTTGGAAATTGTCTCGAGACATCATGCCGATATATTACTTTTTCAATTTCCAGCCCAAGTCAGGCTTTTTATGGTTGGAATCTTAATGTATGTGTTGTTCCATAAATTTAAAAAGCAAAATATCTATTCTTTCGCATTAATTAGTTTATTTTTATTGATTTTCTTTAAAAATAATACCTATTTTATTTATATTGCTTACCCTTTTTGTATAGGTTTTATGATGGTTTATTTAGCATATTTTGTTAAACAAATTAAGATACATTTTGATTTTTCATATAGTTTTTATATATTACACTTTCCAGTGATTCAGTTGGCTTTGTATTTTGGAATAAATCCATCAAATTCTGTTTTGTCTTTTGTAATTTTGTTTGCAGTTGTTTTGATTTTGTCTTACTTTTTTGAAAATTATATAGAAAAAAAATTTATACAGATTGGGAAAAATATTATAAGGCAAGATAAGAATGTATAAAAATATTTTACCTAAATTCGCAATATTACTAGCAGCATATAATGGCACAAGATGGATAGAAGAACAAGTAGATACTATTTTAAATCAGCGAAATGTAGATGTGGAGATATTTATAAGCATTGATATTTCAACAGATGGAACTAGAATTTTATTGGAAAATTTATATAAAAATAATGCAAAAATTCATATTTTAGATGATGTACAAAGATTTGGCGGTGCAGCAAAGAACTTTTATAGACTTATTAAGGATGTTGATTTCAGTAGATTTGATTATCTCTCTTTATCGGATCAAGATGATATATGGAACAGTGATAAGTTGTACAATGCCCATCAGCTAATTAGTTCGCAAGGCTATGATGCATACTCTGGAAATGTAGAGGCTTTTTGGGAAGATGGAAAAACTATGCTAATAGATAAAGCACAAGAGCAAACTTGCTGTGATTATCTATTTGAAGCGGCCGGTCCCGGATGTACTTATGTTATTTCAAACAGACTCGCTATGCACATAAAAGAATTTTTAACCGCTAATTGGAGTGAAGTTAATAAAATTGAGTTGCATGATTGGTTTATCTACGCTTTTAGCAGGGTAAATAACTATAAATGGTATATCGATAAACAAACCAATATGTTGTACAGACAACATGATACAAATCAAGTCGGTGTAAACTCCGGCATCCGTGCTATTTTAAAGAGATTTATGATGATAAAATCACAATGGTATAGAGAAGAAACCATTAAAATTATTACTGTATTAAATTTGAAAAGTAGATATAAATTCACTTCATATATCATAAATAAGAGCTTTTTAAATAATCTGTTATTGATAGGTAGTCTGTTTAGTTTTAGAAGAAAATTTAGCGATAAAATATTTTTTCTTCTAGTTTGTAGTTTGGGGATTTACTAAATTTTACTTCTTTTTTAAAATAGTCGTAAAAATCATATATGCCATTGCAATTAAGATAAAAAAAGTAAAAATCATAGCTATCGGGAATAGACCGTTTGGGTAATGTTCAATGTGTCTGGCGACTACATATCCCAAAAAACAGAATATTAGTTGAGCGAGTATCAAAAAAGTTACGGTCTGTTTCGTATCTCCGAAAAATCTGTGCAGTATATGGTGTATATGCGTTTTATCGGCTAAAAACGGCGAGCGTTTCATATTTATTCGCCTAAGCATTACGACGACGGTATCTATGATGGGAATGGCGGCAAAGTATAAAATTATTACGGGATGTATATGTTTTATGCTTAAAATGGCTATTGTAGATATGATAAAACCTATGCTTAAACTCCCGCTATCGCCCATAAATATTTTTGCCGGTGACCAATTAAACATTGTAAAAGCAACCAAAACGGCTATTGTAAATATGGATAGCAAAAATATCAACTCATCGTTAAAAACAAAGCCGACATAGGCAAAGGTTGCCAGTATGACTATGGAAATTCCTCCGGCTAGCCCATCGAGTCCGTCTATGAGGTTTAGAGCATTTGTAAATCCGCTAACGACAAAGATAGTAAACGGGATAGCAAGATAAGCCAGCGTGGCATCAAATCCAAAATAAATTCCCAAAGAGTCTATATAAATATTGTTAAAGTACAAAAAAAGAGTAGACGAGCCTATGGCGAAAAATTTAATTCTCGGTGAGAGACTTTTATAGTCATCATAAAAACCTGCGATAAAAACTATGGCAATTGCCAAAAACATATAGATATATTGTAAAAACAGAGCCGTCTCAAGCAGTGCAAAAGATATGAAAAGTGCAGAGATAAAGCCGATGCCGCCGCTTCTGGGTATGGTGCTTGCGTGTATGCTTCTGTCGTTTGGTACATCCAATATCCCGATTTTTGAAGCATATCTTATAAGAAGATATATAAATAAAAATGATAATATAAACGGTAAAATGTATTTTATTTCAATCATTGGTACAATTATACTTGATTTTTGTTACGGTTGCTAAACAGATGGAAATTAAGAAGTGGTGCCGACACGAGGATTTGAACCCCGGGCCTGCTGATTACAAATCAGCTGCTCTAGCCAACTGAGCTATGTCGGCAAAAAATAGAGTGCAATTCTATCCAATTAACCTTTAATAAAACTGATTTTATGTAAAATCCTATCTATGAAGAAAAATATTACGGCAAAAACATTCACACCGATTTATGATGAACTTGAAGACAGATTGAGGCTTGTCATAAACTATCAAGATATTTATAACAGAGTCGATTTTATGATAACGAGAAATTTTATCTTAAATCTAATTCCTACTGCCGAAGAGTTTATGGCTAGACAGTACGGCATAGCCGATTTTGAAACAACTCCTCATATAGAAACTAATGATAAAACTACTTCAAAAACGGATAGTGTAAATTTAGAACTTTTAAGAACAAACGATGATCTTTTGTTAGAGGTTAATTTCTCATATGATCAAAACTTAAAACGAACTATTTTAACACTCAGCTCTAAAAGTACAACGGCAAAGGCTGATTTGGACGGTTTTATGCTGTCGCAAATATTTCAAGTGATAAAATCGGCTATACCTTATATAAGATGGGGGATATCTTATCATTTTTGATGTAGTCGGAGTGATGCTGTAGTCCAAGAGCGAGATTGCCGCGTCGCTTTGCTCCTCGCAATGACAAGGAAATGGATTGCTTCACTTTGTTCGCGATGACAAAGAAAGAAAAAGAGAGAGATTGCTTCACTGCGTTCGCAATGACAAAGGAGTGTCACTGCGAGGCTTTAGCCGTGGCAGTCTCAATGACAGGGCAAGAGAGAGATCGCTGCGCTTCGCTTGCAATGACGGAAGAGAGAAATCGCTTGCAATGACATGGTAATGACTCTGGCACCTATTTAAAAATATAAAAATGGTGTCGGAGTCATTTAATCGACTCTTAAGTTCTATTTGCATACAATTCAGTTTGAAAGTAAGTTAAGGAACTGATTTGGCACGAAAAGTTAGAATTTTTGTTAAAGATTCTTCACAGCATGTGATACTAAAGAGTTTGGATAAGCTTACTGTTTTTAGAGACGAGTCGGACTACAGAGCATTTGCGGCTATTTTAAAAGAGTCTAGTGCAAATAATGATTTGGCTGTTCATGCCTATGTTTTGATGCCGAACTATTTTGAATTTTTGGCTACTCCGTTAAATGAAGATGCTTTGTCGAAGTTTATGCAAAGCTTGGGTAGAAAATATGTCGGTTATTTTAACAAAAAGTACAATCGAACGGGAACTATTTGGGAAGGCAGATATAAATCTTCGCTTGTAGAAAATGATAAATTTCTTTTTGATGTTATGATTTATATAGAGAA
The genomic region above belongs to Sulfurimonas sp. and contains:
- a CDS encoding glycosyltransferase family 2 protein, translated to MKFSVIIPIYNSQATIARALDSVINQTYKDFEIILVDDGSSDNTNQVIKMFFKNKDIAHKYIYQENSGVSIARNRGIKETVGEYIAFLDSDDMWHPQKLEIVSNILSNDSINIIGHGYTLDNNFSNVYKTFDLTKVSFSRLLIKNFAVTPSIVVKKDVCERFNENMRYTEDHELWLRMAIANELYFCNLPLSVIGRKPLSKGGLSADRWAMRKGELQMYKNIVCYKKSLLPLYPFLVIFSLFKYVRNILKDFFAKN
- a CDS encoding acyltransferase, translated to MQKIKIENNFDILRLFLAVLVYFAHWNTLTGQNLSHIVFHLSGYAVHMFFIVSGFLIFWSFDADQNKKHFYIKRFFRIFPLYAFLIILQTLFFIWFSNENVFQTIKYFISNIFFLNFLSPTVGTILSDLKVNAINGSLWTLKNEVVFYLAIPLLFMLYKKFGKAVFVIFYILSVAYMFIIDYIVSLEIVSRHHADILLFQFPAQVRLFMVGILMYVLFHKFKKQNIYSFALISLFLLIFFKNNTYFIYIAYPFCIGFMMVYLAYFVKQIKIHFDFSYSFYILHFPVIQLALYFGINPSNSVLSFVILFAVVLILSYFFENYIEKKFIQIGKNIIRQDKNV
- a CDS encoding glycosyltransferase, with protein sequence MYKNILPKFAILLAAYNGTRWIEEQVDTILNQRNVDVEIFISIDISTDGTRILLENLYKNNAKIHILDDVQRFGGAAKNFYRLIKDVDFSRFDYLSLSDQDDIWNSDKLYNAHQLISSQGYDAYSGNVEAFWEDGKTMLIDKAQEQTCCDYLFEAAGPGCTYVISNRLAMHIKEFLTANWSEVNKIELHDWFIYAFSRVNNYKWYIDKQTNMLYRQHDTNQVGVNSGIRAILKRFMMIKSQWYREETIKIITVLNLKSRYKFTSYIINKSFLNNLLLIGSLFSFRRKFSDKIFFLLVCSLGIY
- a CDS encoding glycosyltransferase family 4 protein, whose product is MIEIKYILPFILSFLFIYLLIRYASKIGILDVPNDRSIHASTIPRSGGIGFISALFISFALLETALFLQYIYMFLAIAIVFIAGFYDDYKSLSPRIKFFAIGSSTLFLYFNNIYIDSLGIYFGFDATLAYLAIPFTIFVVSGFTNALNLIDGLDGLAGGISIVILATFAYVGFVFNDELIFLLSIFTIAVLVAFTMFNWSPAKIFMGDSGSLSIGFIISTIAILSIKHIHPVIILYFAAIPIIDTVVVMLRRINMKRSPFLADKTHIHHILHRFFGDTKQTVTFLILAQLIFCFLGYVVARHIEHYPNGLFPIAMIFTFFILIAMAYMIFTTILKKK